One window of Paenibacillus sp. JQZ6Y-1 genomic DNA carries:
- a CDS encoding GNAT family N-acetyltransferase translates to MKTMMQNETIQVRLVQVEDAAQLLDMETANREFFQQFTGAREESFYTLEGQQELARKRMERAAQDVGYWFVIVHRETEQIIGLIMLTEVVRDNLQSCWIGYFLNHLHNGKGIMTAAVKMVVDYAFEELHLHRLEAGVMPHNIGSLRVLEKVGFAREGLARKNVKINGVWQDHVTLGIVNPRD, encoded by the coding sequence ATGAAGACTATGATGCAAAATGAAACCATTCAGGTGCGATTGGTGCAGGTGGAGGATGCCGCACAACTGCTGGATATGGAAACCGCTAACCGTGAGTTTTTCCAACAATTTACCGGAGCACGGGAAGAATCCTTTTATACGCTAGAAGGACAGCAGGAATTGGCTCGTAAACGGATGGAACGAGCGGCGCAGGATGTTGGGTATTGGTTTGTGATTGTACACCGAGAGACGGAGCAGATCATCGGGCTGATTATGCTGACGGAGGTAGTGCGAGACAATTTGCAGAGCTGCTGGATTGGGTATTTTCTGAATCATCTGCATAATGGTAAGGGCATTATGACGGCGGCGGTGAAGATGGTGGTGGATTATGCGTTTGAGGAATTGCATCTTCATCGGCTGGAAGCGGGCGTGATGCCGCATAATATCGGGTCACTCCGCGTGTTGGAAAAGGTGGGCTTTGCACGCGAAGGCTTGGCTCGTAAAAATGTAAAGATCAACGGCGTCTGGCAGGATCATGTGACGCTGGGGATTGTGAATCCACGGGACTGA
- a CDS encoding universal stress protein, which translates to MMYNHILIAADGSSNAVRAATEAVQLAQLNPQATVEVLFVVDPDKVKDEVLHAHSHDEIQYHRQEKVQPILDTFHQAGIEPKLTTINGDPGSTIVDYAHKHNVDLIVIGSRGLNALQELVLGSVSHKVAQRAHCPVLLVK; encoded by the coding sequence ATGATGTACAATCATATTCTGATTGCCGCCGATGGTTCTAGCAATGCCGTTCGTGCTGCCACCGAAGCCGTCCAGCTAGCACAATTGAATCCACAGGCGACCGTGGAAGTACTGTTCGTCGTCGATCCAGATAAAGTCAAAGACGAAGTGCTGCATGCTCACAGCCACGACGAGATCCAATACCATCGTCAGGAAAAGGTACAGCCGATCCTCGACACCTTCCATCAGGCAGGGATTGAGCCGAAGCTGACCACCATCAATGGCGACCCCGGTTCCACGATTGTCGATTATGCACACAAGCATAACGTCGATCTCATCGTCATCGGTTCCCGTGGACTGAATGCTCTGCAAGAGCTTGTTCTCGGCAGCGTCAGCCATAAAGTCGCCCAGCGTGCCCACTGCCCTGTCTTACTCGTCAAATAA
- the bcp gene encoding thioredoxin-dependent thiol peroxidase: protein MSELQLGQPAPDFTLEASGGNEISLSDYRGKKVVLYFYPKDNTTGCTQEACDFRDSTAGYEQYGAVVLGISPDSVTSHDKFVAKHELPFPLLSDPDHAVAEAYGVWQLKKMYGKEYEGIVRSTFLIDEEGNLQQEWRNVKVKGHIEKVLQAVQGQA from the coding sequence ATGAGTGAACTGCAACTCGGACAACCTGCACCGGATTTTACATTGGAAGCATCCGGCGGCAACGAAATCTCCCTGAGCGATTACCGTGGCAAAAAAGTTGTGCTCTACTTTTACCCGAAAGATAACACCACTGGCTGTACCCAAGAAGCCTGCGACTTTCGCGACAGTACTGCGGGCTACGAGCAATATGGCGCCGTCGTGCTAGGCATCAGCCCAGATAGCGTTACCTCCCACGACAAATTCGTCGCCAAACATGAGCTACCCTTCCCACTATTATCCGACCCTGATCACGCAGTTGCCGAAGCTTACGGTGTATGGCAATTGAAAAAGATGTACGGCAAGGAATACGAAGGCATCGTACGCTCTACTTTCCTGATCGACGAAGAGGGGAATCTACAGCAGGAATGGCGCAATGTGAAGGTGAAGGGGCATATTGAGAAGGTGCTTCAGGCAGTACAAGGACAAGCATGA
- a CDS encoding DedA family protein: MGIVEYLESLFTHHGYLVLFLGLLLEFVALPFPGETTMAYAGYLSYLEHLHFGWLLLCAFAGTTIGMTITYFIGKKAGLPFMRKYGKWILLPEHKLDKAQTWFNKYGYTLVFVGYFIPGVRHFTGYFSGIMNYKFWRFAAYAYSGAMLWVLVFLLLGKIFGPQWNMVFHWIHEYSFEAIAVLVGLVLAVVIVKYRRWLGIQLVNRFGKKKSDE, from the coding sequence ATGGGAATTGTAGAATATTTGGAATCATTATTTACTCATCACGGCTATCTGGTATTGTTTCTAGGTCTGCTGTTGGAATTTGTCGCTCTTCCTTTTCCGGGCGAAACGACGATGGCATATGCAGGCTATTTGTCGTATTTGGAGCATTTGCATTTTGGATGGTTACTCCTGTGCGCCTTTGCTGGAACGACGATCGGGATGACCATTACGTATTTTATCGGGAAAAAGGCAGGCTTACCGTTTATGCGCAAATACGGGAAGTGGATTCTACTGCCAGAGCATAAGCTAGATAAGGCGCAAACTTGGTTTAACAAGTATGGGTATACGCTGGTGTTTGTCGGGTATTTCATTCCGGGGGTGCGGCATTTTACAGGTTACTTTTCTGGAATAATGAATTATAAGTTTTGGCGCTTTGCCGCGTATGCGTATAGCGGAGCGATGCTATGGGTGCTGGTGTTTCTGCTGCTGGGCAAGATCTTTGGACCACAATGGAATATGGTGTTTCACTGGATTCATGAGTATTCCTTTGAAGCGATTGCGGTTCTGGTTGGTCTAGTGTTGGCGGTAGTGATTGTGAAGTACCGCAGATGGCTGGGCATTCAACTGGTGAATCGGTTTGGGAAGAAGAAGTCGGATGAATAA
- a CDS encoding alpha/beta hydrolase, producing the protein MNVCLLIHGFTGGEHEVSPLAEYLETQGYKVKRFTLQGHGGTKAELRDATRHHWIESAETELKQLLITSSHIHLIGFSTGALIAAHLVMKYPNQICSLTMLAAPVFPLNPQQIIRTLSKWSMVKAYIRNMFVVPSRATREFYRIVHESFTIYPHIHIPTLIVQGDQDHLVKLKSASYLAEHLGTPHTKVVIIPASGHLVCYAERKGEVFEAVQDWIDSHPVT; encoded by the coding sequence GTGAACGTATGTCTGCTGATTCACGGATTCACCGGAGGAGAGCATGAAGTATCTCCATTAGCTGAATATTTAGAAACGCAAGGGTACAAGGTCAAACGATTCACTTTGCAAGGGCATGGTGGCACCAAAGCCGAGCTTCGAGACGCCACTCGTCATCATTGGATAGAGAGCGCCGAGACTGAATTAAAACAATTGCTCATTACGTCTTCCCACATACATCTGATTGGCTTCTCTACAGGCGCACTCATTGCGGCTCATCTGGTGATGAAGTATCCGAATCAGATTTGCTCATTAACAATGCTGGCTGCGCCTGTGTTCCCACTCAATCCGCAGCAGATTATCCGAACGCTGTCGAAGTGGTCCATGGTAAAAGCGTATATTCGCAATATGTTCGTTGTGCCTTCCAGAGCAACACGTGAATTTTATCGGATCGTTCACGAATCCTTTACGATCTATCCGCATATCCATATCCCTACACTGATTGTGCAAGGTGATCAAGATCATCTTGTCAAACTCAAAAGCGCTTCGTATCTGGCAGAGCATCTAGGCACACCGCATACGAAAGTAGTGATTATACCTGCCAGCGGACATCTGGTCTGTTATGCTGAGCGTAAAGGCGAGGTATTCGAGGCTGTGCAGGATTGGATCGATAGCCATCCTGTTACGTAG
- the guaA gene encoding glutamine-hydrolyzing GMP synthase — protein MNSPNEIIVVLDFGGQYNQLIARRIRDLGVYSELLPFNTPVEQIRELNPKGIVFSGGPSSVYAEDAPHVDPAIYDLNVPIFGICYGMQLMAQQLSGKVERSAKREYGKSDVDFMPHCALNKGMEHSHTVWMSHGDHVVGLPEGFVLDASTESAPIAAMSNEARRLYAVQFHPEVRHSVFGNEMIRNFLYEVCQCHGEWSMQTFIDDTIEDIRKQVGNKNVLCALSGGVDSSVVAILLHKAIGDQLTCMFIDHGLLRKGEAESVMETFVGKFDMKVVKIDAQERFLSKLAGVDDPEKKRKIIGNEFIYVFDEESKKLGDFAFLAQGTLYTDIVESGTATAQTIKSHHNVGGLPEDMDFELVEPLKTLFKDEVRKVGEECGLPRAIVWRQPFPGPGLAIRVLGEVTEDKLTIVRDSDYILREEIAKAGLESEIWQYFTALPNMKSVGVMGDARTYSYTVGIRAVTSIDGMTADWARIPWDVLEKISVRIVNEVDNVNRIVYDITSKPPATIEWE, from the coding sequence ATGAACAGTCCAAATGAAATAATCGTTGTCCTTGATTTTGGTGGACAATACAATCAGTTGATTGCAAGACGTATCCGCGACCTTGGCGTATATAGCGAACTTTTGCCTTTTAATACCCCTGTTGAACAAATCCGCGAACTGAACCCGAAAGGGATCGTGTTCTCCGGTGGTCCATCCAGCGTGTATGCGGAAGATGCACCGCACGTGGACCCAGCAATTTATGATCTGAATGTGCCAATCTTCGGTATCTGTTACGGTATGCAGTTAATGGCTCAACAATTGTCCGGTAAAGTAGAACGCTCCGCAAAACGTGAATACGGCAAATCCGATGTGGATTTCATGCCGCATTGCGCGCTGAACAAAGGAATGGAACACAGTCACACTGTATGGATGAGTCACGGTGACCACGTAGTCGGTCTGCCAGAAGGCTTTGTACTGGATGCTAGCACCGAGTCTGCACCAATCGCTGCCATGAGCAACGAAGCGCGCCGTCTGTATGCTGTCCAATTCCACCCAGAAGTGCGTCACTCCGTATTCGGTAACGAAATGATCCGCAACTTCTTATATGAAGTGTGTCAATGTCACGGCGAGTGGAGCATGCAAACCTTCATCGACGATACCATTGAAGATATTCGCAAACAAGTCGGTAACAAAAACGTACTGTGCGCACTGAGCGGCGGCGTAGATTCCTCTGTTGTAGCGATCCTGCTGCACAAAGCGATTGGCGACCAGCTGACTTGTATGTTCATCGACCACGGTCTGCTGCGTAAAGGCGAAGCCGAGAGCGTAATGGAGACCTTTGTTGGTAAATTCGATATGAAGGTTGTCAAAATCGACGCACAAGAGCGTTTCCTGTCCAAACTGGCAGGCGTAGACGATCCAGAGAAAAAACGTAAAATCATCGGTAACGAGTTTATCTATGTATTTGACGAAGAATCCAAAAAACTGGGCGACTTTGCTTTCTTGGCACAAGGTACACTGTACACCGACATCGTGGAAAGTGGTACAGCAACAGCCCAAACGATCAAATCTCACCATAACGTCGGCGGTCTGCCGGAAGATATGGACTTTGAACTCGTTGAGCCGCTGAAAACCCTGTTCAAAGACGAAGTACGTAAAGTCGGCGAAGAATGCGGTCTGCCACGTGCCATCGTATGGCGCCAACCGTTCCCAGGTCCAGGTCTGGCGATCCGTGTACTCGGCGAAGTAACCGAAGACAAACTGACCATCGTTCGTGACTCCGACTATATCCTGCGCGAAGAAATCGCGAAGGCAGGTCTGGAAAGCGAAATCTGGCAATACTTCACAGCGCTGCCGAACATGAAGAGCGTTGGTGTTATGGGTGACGCGCGTACGTACTCGTATACAGTAGGTATTCGTGCGGTAACATCCATCGACGGTATGACTGCCGACTGGGCGCGTATCCCTTGGGATGTGCTGGAGAAGATCTCGGTGCGTATTGTCAATGAAGTGGATAACGTGAACCGGATTGTGTATGATATTACCTCGAAACCACCAGCAACGATTGAGTGGGAATAG
- a CDS encoding DUF262 domain-containing protein — translation MVSRKIDLIKNETRDVKWLVDNMRKELLKVDNSFQRKYVWLKKHQVKLIETILLGYSIPEIYLWGIETNADTGDTIYSIVDGQQRIGAVLDFIDGKFKLSATYDKRGFQDLTQDEKKSIWDYPFSIRFIRSELERQDIVTMFLRLNSTNLSLNPQELRNAEFNGKFLELAEEISALPFWNKYKVFNEHQIRRMQDIQFISNVLIFFRQGIEGDTNQTNINKVYDMFNEVYKESKQDKKLFVQLIKEIEKIISISKAVKEFITKLTHLYIFITVSYYIIQKYDNIQVKHLSKIENFIKIYNDSSANNNLFNDELLEEIEEYKRLSSEGTQNKTKRIRRFKIVKNILESDN, via the coding sequence TTGGTTAGTAGAAAAATAGACTTAATTAAAAATGAAACAAGAGATGTAAAATGGCTGGTAGATAATATGAGAAAAGAATTACTCAAAGTCGACAATAGTTTTCAACGAAAATATGTTTGGTTGAAAAAACATCAAGTGAAATTGATAGAAACTATCTTATTAGGCTATTCTATTCCTGAAATATATTTATGGGGGATAGAGACTAATGCTGATACTGGAGATACCATATACAGTATTGTAGATGGTCAACAGAGAATTGGAGCTGTTTTGGATTTTATAGACGGAAAATTCAAGTTGTCTGCAACTTATGATAAAAGAGGATTTCAAGATCTAACTCAAGATGAGAAAAAATCTATATGGGATTATCCGTTTTCGATAAGATTTATACGGTCTGAATTAGAGAGACAAGATATTGTAACTATGTTTTTGAGATTAAATAGCACCAATCTGTCTCTGAATCCTCAAGAACTAAGAAACGCAGAATTTAATGGGAAGTTTCTTGAACTTGCTGAAGAAATTTCTGCTCTTCCCTTTTGGAACAAATATAAAGTATTTAATGAGCATCAAATTCGCAGAATGCAAGATATACAATTTATAAGCAATGTGCTGATATTTTTTAGACAAGGAATTGAGGGAGATACTAATCAAACTAATATAAATAAGGTATATGATATGTTTAACGAGGTATACAAAGAATCAAAGCAAGATAAAAAACTATTTGTACAGTTAATTAAAGAAATAGAAAAAATTATATCCATTTCAAAAGCGGTGAAAGAATTTATCACTAAACTCACACATTTATATATCTTCATTACTGTGAGTTATTATATTATTCAAAAGTACGATAATATTCAAGTTAAACACTTATCTAAAATAGAAAATTTCATAAAAATATATAATGATTCTTCTGCCAACAACAATTTATTTAATGATGAACTATTGGAAGAAATAGAAGAATATAAGCGGTTAAGTTCTGAAGGAACTCAAAATAAAACAAAAAGAATACGAAGATTTAAAATTGTTAAAAATATTTTAGAAAGTGATAATTAG
- a CDS encoding DUF3290 domain-containing protein: MNFYTITYLEGQSTINLYLKYIVIFVALIILLVVFSLYLHHRIQTKYRDLSIILLLVIVFLLGVQYSDYTQDQSTYSKYSQMVQFMHQLARDQSLDETTISVNSTTLSDDIIVKTPDAYYSARFNSDMSAYTLQEVHLVNPDIQLVDK; the protein is encoded by the coding sequence ATGAACTTCTACACCATCACCTACCTAGAAGGACAATCCACCATCAATCTCTACCTCAAATACATCGTCATCTTTGTCGCACTCATCATCCTGCTGGTCGTATTCTCTCTCTACCTGCACCATCGCATCCAGACCAAGTACCGCGACCTCAGCATCATCCTGCTGCTGGTCATCGTCTTCCTGCTCGGTGTGCAGTACTCCGACTATACCCAAGATCAGAGCACCTATTCCAAATACTCGCAAATGGTTCAGTTCATGCACCAACTCGCCAGAGATCAGAGTTTGGATGAGACGACGATCAGCGTCAACTCGACCACACTCAGTGACGACATCATCGTCAAAACACCAGACGCCTATTATTCCGCACGTTTTAATTCTGACATGAGCGCCTATACGTTGCAGGAAGTGCATCTGGTCAATCCCGACATTCAACTGGTCGACAAGTAA
- a CDS encoding DUF421 domain-containing protein has product MDTYYPVMIKLALGILCLIFQINLMGKGNLAPTSAMDQVQNYVLGGIIGGVIYNESVKPLQFFLVLIIWTLLVFIIKFLKEHNRHIKRIVDGRPVTLIANGKVDVGECLRCGMSANELMFKLRSSGIYEIQTVKRAILEQNGQLSVIQYGDETIRYPIIVDGQANQDVLDLIHKDMDWLHERVREGNFNGLNEVYLGEYISGEVRLHGYVKG; this is encoded by the coding sequence ATGGACACGTACTACCCCGTTATGATCAAACTCGCGCTGGGCATTCTCTGCCTGATTTTCCAGATCAATCTGATGGGCAAGGGCAATCTGGCTCCCACCTCGGCGATGGATCAGGTGCAGAATTATGTACTCGGTGGCATTATCGGCGGTGTCATTTACAATGAATCGGTCAAGCCGTTGCAATTTTTTCTTGTGCTGATCATTTGGACGCTGCTGGTGTTTATTATTAAATTTCTCAAGGAGCACAATCGTCATATCAAACGCATCGTCGATGGCAGACCTGTCACGCTGATCGCCAACGGCAAGGTGGATGTGGGCGAATGTCTCCGCTGCGGCATGTCCGCCAATGAGCTGATGTTCAAGCTGCGCTCCAGCGGTATTTATGAGATCCAAACGGTAAAACGCGCGATATTGGAGCAAAATGGGCAGCTGTCCGTGATCCAGTACGGCGATGAGACGATCCGTTATCCGATCATCGTGGACGGACAGGCGAATCAGGATGTGCTTGATCTGATCCACAAGGATATGGACTGGCTGCATGAACGTGTGCGCGAAGGTAACTTTAACGGACTAAACGAAGTGTATCTTGGCGAATATATTTCTGGCGAAGTACGATTGCATGGGTATGTGAAGGGATAA
- a CDS encoding nucleotide excision repair endonuclease: MIQITIPEVDVSITKQSNPQLSHIYGFTDFHLITREKGGIYMFYNEQDELLFVGKARKLRPRIKKHFEDTVSPIKNHRDEVTRIDVCVVEDATEREIYETYIINSLQARYNMEKVFYK; encoded by the coding sequence TTGATTCAAATTACAATTCCTGAAGTGGATGTATCCATTACTAAGCAAAGCAATCCACAGTTGAGCCATATTTATGGATTTACCGATTTTCACCTGATTACTCGTGAAAAGGGCGGCATCTACATGTTCTACAACGAGCAGGATGAACTGCTGTTCGTCGGCAAAGCACGTAAGCTCAGACCACGCATCAAAAAGCATTTTGAAGATACCGTATCGCCGATCAAGAATCACCGCGATGAAGTGACTCGGATCGACGTTTGTGTGGTAGAGGATGCGACAGAGCGCGAGATTTATGAGACGTATATCATTAATAGCCTACAGGCGCGTTACAATATGGAGAAAGTCTTTTATAAATAA
- the rluF gene encoding 23S rRNA pseudouridine(2604) synthase RluF, protein MRINKYISESGATSRRGADKWINEGKVTINGVIAELGSQVQPGDDVRYNGKRIGAEQKKEHVYIALNKPVGITSTTERHIKGNIVDFVNHPLRIFHIGRLDKDSDGLILLTNDGDIVNEILRAENKHEKEYIVTVDRPITPAFLNKMASGVEILDTVTLPCKVTQQSKYVFKIILTQGLNRQIRRMCSALGYEVHGLRRTRIMNIRLGSLPIGKWRDLTDKEREQLFSDLDYTPRPL, encoded by the coding sequence GTGCGAATCAATAAATATATTAGTGAGTCTGGAGCGACTTCCCGCCGTGGGGCGGATAAATGGATCAACGAAGGCAAAGTAACGATCAACGGCGTCATTGCCGAACTCGGCAGCCAAGTGCAGCCCGGCGACGATGTACGCTACAACGGCAAACGAATCGGTGCCGAGCAGAAAAAAGAGCATGTGTACATTGCACTCAACAAACCGGTTGGTATCACCAGCACGACCGAGCGGCATATCAAGGGCAATATCGTCGATTTTGTCAATCATCCCCTGCGCATTTTCCATATCGGACGCTTGGACAAGGATTCCGACGGATTGATTCTGCTGACCAATGACGGCGACATCGTCAACGAGATTTTGCGTGCGGAGAACAAGCATGAGAAGGAATATATCGTCACCGTGGATCGTCCAATCACGCCAGCTTTTCTAAACAAAATGGCATCCGGTGTAGAGATTCTGGATACCGTTACCTTGCCGTGCAAAGTGACCCAGCAATCCAAATATGTATTCAAAATCATTCTTACGCAAGGCTTGAATCGTCAGATTCGCCGGATGTGTTCGGCGCTGGGCTATGAGGTGCATGGGCTGCGCCGTACGCGTATCATGAATATCCGTCTTGGTAGCCTGCCGATTGGCAAATGGCGTGATCTGACGGATAAGGAACGAGAGCAGCTGTTTAGCGATCTGGATTATACGCCACGTCCGCTGTAA
- a CDS encoding DUF1349 domain-containing protein produces the protein MQYIPYNTDRLQTMFPPESQQVQDEQLVVRSLPDSDFWLKTHYGFERYNGHVLYDEIKGDFDATVELSMKPQSTFDQSGLFIGIDRDNWLKTSIEYITDGPCHLGAVVTRLGFSDWSTRDMEQQIFTERLSFRVKREGEDFFVYFRIPGKQQEWEQLRIAHLDCPTGQPLRVGMYTASPMDRGFETTFYSFEIKRLD, from the coding sequence ATGCAATATATTCCGTATAATACAGATCGGCTACAAACAATGTTTCCACCGGAAAGTCAGCAGGTACAGGATGAACAGTTGGTTGTGCGTAGTCTGCCAGATAGTGATTTTTGGCTGAAAACGCATTACGGATTTGAACGATATAATGGTCATGTGCTGTATGATGAGATCAAGGGCGACTTTGACGCGACGGTGGAGCTGAGCATGAAGCCGCAAAGTACCTTTGACCAGTCGGGGTTGTTTATCGGCATCGACCGAGACAATTGGCTGAAGACGTCGATTGAGTACATAACGGATGGACCGTGTCATCTGGGCGCAGTCGTTACGCGGCTAGGCTTCTCGGATTGGTCGACCCGCGATATGGAGCAGCAGATTTTCACAGAGCGGCTGTCATTCCGAGTGAAGCGGGAAGGCGAGGACTTTTTTGTGTACTTCCGAATTCCGGGCAAGCAGCAGGAGTGGGAGCAGCTACGCATCGCTCATCTGGATTGTCCAACAGGGCAGCCATTGCGAGTAGGCATGTACACGGCAAGCCCGATGGATCGTGGATTTGAAACGACCTTTTACAGCTTTGAGATTAAACGGCTCGATTGA
- a CDS encoding VOC family protein produces the protein MIEFQSIHHASLAVRDIEVSRQFYSGVLQLQEIQRPPFDSVGIWYGLGSQQLHLIEQPQGETLRKGEIDSTDGHVAIWVGSYRGTLEWLDAQGVDYEARPHSVAGFAQIYILDPDRNIIELDAAYEE, from the coding sequence ATGATTGAATTTCAATCTATTCATCATGCAAGTTTGGCGGTACGCGATATTGAAGTGTCGCGGCAATTTTATTCAGGTGTACTGCAATTGCAGGAGATTCAGCGTCCGCCGTTTGATTCGGTCGGTATCTGGTATGGGTTGGGCAGTCAGCAGCTGCATTTAATCGAACAGCCGCAGGGAGAGACGCTGCGCAAAGGCGAGATTGATTCGACGGATGGGCATGTGGCGATCTGGGTAGGTAGTTACCGTGGTACGCTAGAATGGCTGGATGCGCAAGGTGTAGATTATGAAGCAAGACCGCATAGTGTCGCGGGCTTTGCGCAAATTTATATTTTGGACCCGGATCGGAATATTATCGAGTTAGACGCTGCCTATGAGGAATAA